The Parambassis ranga chromosome 1, fParRan2.1, whole genome shotgun sequence genome includes a region encoding these proteins:
- the LOC114442565 gene encoding PDZ and LIM domain protein 3-like: MPLDVVLNGPAPWGFRLTGGKDFNQPLTISRITPGSKASNANLCPGDVILAIEGVPATDMLHCEAQNKIKESTQQLSLTVERNESRLWSPRVMEQGRAHPFKINLEAEQQEYKPIGTAHNRKAQPFVAAANIDDKRQVVSTSYNTPIGLYSSGNIQDAMEGQIRGLVQQKPDSPRTLTNIEDSDVYRMLQKDEEEPQEPRQSGSFKALQEFIDSDGTRPIVTRTVKAPTTKPTPPTGNLQKLPVCDKCGNGIVGTVVKARDKYRHPGCFVCSDCDVNLKQMGYFFVEGQLYCETHARSRMRPPEGHDLVTTFPSA; encoded by the exons ATCACTCCCGGCAGTAAGGCCTCCAACGCCAACCTTTGTCCCGGTGATGTCATTCTGGCCATCGAAGGAGTCCCAGCCACCGACATGCTGCACTGTGAAGCCCAGAACAAGATAAAGGAATCCAcccagcagctctctctcactgttGAAAG GAATGAATCCAGGCTGTGGTCTCCGCGTGTTATGGAGCAGGGTAGAGCTCACCCCTTTAAAATAAACCTGGAAGCAGAACAGCAG GAATATAAACCCATTGGCACTGCTCACAACCGAAAGGCTCAACCATTTGTCGCAGCGGCCAACATTGATGACAAGCGTCAGGTGGTCAGCACGTCCTACAACACACCCATAGGCCTCTACTCCTCGGGCAACATCCAGGATGCCATGGAGGGCCAGATCAGAGGCCTGGTTCAGCAGAAGCCTGACAG TCCAAGGACTTTGACCAACATTGAAGATTCTGACGTGTATCGGATGCTACAAAAAGATGAGGAGGAGCCCCAGGAGCCTCGGCAGTCTGGCTCCTTCAAAGCCCTCCAGGAATTCATTGATAGTGATG GCACTCGTCCTATTGTGACTCGGACAGTAAAAGCCCCGACAACCAAACCAACTCCACCCACAGGAAACCTGCAGAAACTGCCCGTCTGCGACAAGTGTGGGAATGGGATTGT CGGGACGGTGGTGAAAGCTCGGGACAAATATCGTCATCCTGGTTGCTTTGTGTGCTCCGACTGTGACGTCAACCTGAAGCAGATGGGCTATTTCTTTGTGGAGGGACAGCTGTATTGTGAGACTCACGCTCGTTCTAGAATGAGACCACCGGAGGGCCACGACCTCGTCACAACATTTCCCTCAGCGTAG
- the npy2r gene encoding neuropeptide Y receptor type 2: protein MDAAEELNMTQAEDSQLEVKPSNCCSATMINDENFLQLNDSTKLVGVQVILILAYSTIILFGVIGNSLVIYVVYKFKNLHTVTNFFIVNLAVADLLVNMLCLPFTLVYTLYGEWMLGQVLCYMLPCAQGMAVHVSTITMNIIALDRHRSIVYHMETKMSKDMCAVVIAITWAVSVVLASPLAIFREYETFDLLPDTSIQVCTEKWPGSSMNGTIYSILMLLVQYGLPLAINSVAYIRIWNKLKNHMTYGRNDRHQRRKKTTKMLLTMVVVFAVSWLPFHAFQLAIDIDSTVLYMKDFKLLFTVFHIMAMCSTFVNPILYGWMNNNYRTAFMSVFRCYWPFSWMFGCSKSRGEDEVEEEEEEGRVCTDCKSANV from the coding sequence ATGGATGCAGCAGAAGAACTGAACATGACTCAAGCGGAAGATTCTCAACTTGAAGTTAAACCTTCTAACTGCTGCTCAGCTACCATGATAAATGATGAGAACTTTTTGCAGCTTAATGACAGCACGAAGCTGGTGGGAGTTCAAGTTATTCTCATCCTTGCTTACAGCACAATCATCCTGTTTGGAGTCATCGGAAACTCCTTGGTGATATACGTCGTCTACAAGTTTAAAAATCTACACACTGTGACTAATTTCTTCATTGTGAACCTGGCTGTTGCTGACCTGCTGGTGAACATGCTGTGTTTGCCTTTCACCTTGGTCTACACTCTGTATGGTGAGTGGATGCTTGGTCAGGTCTTATGCTACATGCTACCCTGCGCCCAGGGTATGGCCGTGCACGTGTCCACCATAACCATGAACATCATCGCCTTGGACCGCCACCGGAGCATCGTCTACCACATGGAGACCAAAATGTCCAAAGACATGTGCGCTGTGGTCATTGCAATCACGTGGGCTGTCAGTGTCGTGTTGGCCAGTCCGCTTGCCATTTTCAGAGAGTACGAGACATTCGATCTTTTACCAGATACGTCTATTCAAGTGTGCACGGAGAAATGGCCTGGAAGCAGCATGAACGGAACCATCTACAGCATATTGATGCTGCTGGTTCAATACGGTTTACCTTTAGCTATCAATTCTGTTGCTTACATCCGCATCTGGAATAAACTTAAGAATCACATGACTTATGGTCGAAACGACCGCCATCAACGCAGGAAGAAGACCACCAAGATGCTGCTGACCATGGTGGTGGTGTTCGCTGTCAGCTGGTTGCCTTTCCATGCATTCCAGTTGGCTATTGACATCGACAGCACTGTGCTGTATATGAAGGATTTCAAGCTGCTCTTCACTGTGTTCCACATCATGGCCATGTGTTCGACCTTTGTCAACCCCATCCTGTATGGGTGGATGAACAACAACTACAGGACAGCTTTTATGTCCGTGTTCAGGTGTTACTGGCCGTTTAGTTGGATGTTTGGATGCTCCAAAAGCAGAGGGGAAGacgaagtagaagaagaagaagaagaaggcaggGTTTGTACGGACTGCAAATCAGCTAATGTCTAA